One stretch of Paenibacillus sp. AN1007 DNA includes these proteins:
- a CDS encoding VOC family protein, with protein MAINLNVYLVTNGNGREAVEFYKEAFGAEVLAMQTFGEGPSSPDHPIPPEAKDWIMHASLQIGSSVLMLSDTLPGMPHTIGDNITVTVNTDTAEQAKDIFAKLEVGGKVNMPIQETFWSPAYGNVTDKFGVQFQISAAPGQA; from the coding sequence ATGGCAATTAACTTGAATGTGTACCTTGTTACCAATGGTAACGGGCGTGAAGCTGTCGAGTTCTACAAAGAGGCATTTGGTGCGGAAGTGCTCGCGATGCAGACTTTTGGGGAAGGCCCATCCAGTCCGGATCATCCAATTCCACCAGAAGCGAAAGATTGGATTATGCACGCTTCTCTGCAAATTGGCAGCTCGGTGCTGATGTTATCTGACACACTCCCCGGTATGCCGCACACCATTGGGGATAACATCACGGTGACGGTCAATACGGATACAGCTGAGCAGGCAAAGGACATTTTCGCTAAACTTGAAGTAGGCGGTAAAGTAAATATGCCGATTCAAGAAACCTTCTGGAGCCCGGCTTACGGTAATGTTACTGATAAATTTGGTGTACAGTTCCAAATCAGTGCGGCTCCTGGACAAGCGTAG